From Mauremys mutica isolate MM-2020 ecotype Southern chromosome 15, ASM2049712v1, whole genome shotgun sequence, one genomic window encodes:
- the LOC123350316 gene encoding zinc finger protein 628-like, whose amino-acid sequence MRGQRRLAGEPLEIQVLRVKEEEEEEGAGCPEYVSELLCQEGAGGLSTRCHAHPGLRLFLAPAAPPQPRPGAGWDAGPPAKPYACSFCPKRFKRSSDRRAHERVHTGERPYRCRACGKRFTQSSVLTGHLRLHTGERPFRCPGCPKSFSDASNFKKHQRIHAQPPGSEPACPPASPSQWDTGGCAKDLARDGDSDAKGLALTWASLGSSAEGPRPDFPANGACPSLSAVGLADSRCPGAWQRLAVERDAEQGSPVPGTGARLSPSDSGCGEAGNGGRMAEEEEGGRARCFLLEKLDRAPQLCPSPDTHELRVPVHAAPWCPSPDARSPRGRPPAPPPDARQYICFVCSKRFRRATDLKEHLRVHTGERPFACGVCSKRFTQASALSTHQRIHTGERPFRCPVCPKSFNNASNFAKHRRVHSGERPHRCAICGKGFQERRWVIRHLQAMHPPLG is encoded by the coding sequence ATGAGGGGGCAGCGCAGGCTGGCGGGGGAGCCCCTGGAGATCCAGGTGCTGAGggtgaaggaggaagaggaggaggaaggagccgGGTGCCCGGAGTACGTCTCGGAGCTGCTGTGCCAGGAGGGGGCCGGGGGCCTCAGCACCCGCTGCCACGCCCACCCGGGGCTGCGCCTGTTCCTTGCCCCGGCAGCGCCCCCGCAGCCACGCCCCGGTGCCGGGTGGGACGCCGGCCCCCCGGCTAAGCCCTACGCCTGCTCATTCTGCCCCAAGCGCTTCAAGCGCTCCTCGGACCGGCGGGCCCACGAGCGGGTGcacacgggcgagcgcccctACCGCTGCCGGGCGTGCGGCAAGCGCTTCACCCAGTCCTCGGTGCTGACCGGCCACCTGCGCCTccacacgggcgagcgcccctTCCGCTGCCCCGGCTGCCCCAAGAGCTTCAGCGACGCCTCCAACTTCAAGAAGCACCAGCGCATCCACGCCCAGCCCCCGGGCAGCGAACCCGcctgcccccctgcctccccgagCCAGTGGGACACTGGTGGGTGTGCCAAGGACCTGGCGCGAGACGGCGACAGTGACGCCAAGGGGCTGGCGCTAACTTGGGCGTCCCTTGGGTCCTCTGCCGAGGGCCCCAGGCCTGACTTCCCGGCTAATGGTGCCTGCCCGTCCCTGTCGGCAGTGGGGCTGGCGGACAGCCGGTGCCCTGGGGCATGGCAGCGTCTGGCAGTGGAGCGAGATGCAGAGCAGGGCTCCCCTGTCCCTGGCACGGGTGCCCGGCTGTCCCCCAGCGACTCGGGCTGCGGGGAAGCTGGCAATGGAGGAAGAAtggctgaggaagaggagggtgGTCGTGCTCGCTGCTTCTTGCTGGAAAAGCTGGACCGGGCGCCCCAACTGTGCCCGAGCCCTGATACCCACGAGCTGCGTGTGCCAGTCCATGCCGCTCCCTGGTGCCCGAGCCCCGATGCCCGTTCCCCACGCGGCAGgccgcccgcccccccgcccgatGCCCGCCAATACATCTGCTTCGTGTGCTCCAAGCGTTTCAGGCGGGCCACGGACCTGAAGGAGCACCTGCGGGTGcacacgggcgagcgcccctTCGCCTGCGGGGTCTGCAGCAAGCGCTTCACCCAGGCCTCGGCCCTGTCCACCCACCAGCGCATccacacgggcgagcgcccctTCCGCTGCCCCGTCTGCCCCAAGAGCTTCAACAACGCCTCCAACTTCGCCAAGCACCGGCGGGTGCACTCCGGGGAGCGCCCCCACCGCTGCGCCATCTGCGGAAAGGGCTTCCAGGAGCGCCGGTGGGTGATCCGGCACCTCCAGGCCATGCACCCGCCGCTGGGGTGA
- the LOC123350216 gene encoding zinc finger protein 581-like, giving the protein MDLHPFSPRPPRDGGANARHQPPAREEPSRRRLKLEEDGEASRPRAPRAPPWPPGPGEAGPEQGEAARYGRYLLIDSQGLPYTVLVEEAGAAGERAGLRKVYCCPVCSRTFEYLSYLQRHSITHSEHKPHVCRACGKAFKRTSHLERHKYTHAGRKPHQCPICQRSFRDAGELAHHQRVHTGERPFQCEACHMRFGERNTLQRHIRRKHRQQPPTP; this is encoded by the coding sequence ATGGATCTCCACCCCTTCAGCCCGCGGCCCCCCAGGGACGGAGGCGCCAACGCCCGGCACCAGCCCCCGGCCCGGGAGGAGCCGTCCAGGCGCCGGCTCAAACTGGAGGAGGACGGGGAGGCCAGCCGGCCGCGCGCCCCCCgggccccaccctggccccccggccccggggaggCCGGGCCGGAGCAGGGCGAGGCCGCGCGCTACGGTCGCTACCTGCTGATCGACAGCCAGGGGCTGCCCTACACGGTGCTGGTGGAGGAGGCGGGCGCGGCGGGCGAGCGGGCGGGGCTGCGGAAGGTGTACTGCTGCCCGGTCTGCTCGCGCACCTTCGAGTACCTCTCCTACCTGCAGCGGCACAGCATCACCCACTCGGAGCACAAGCCCCACGTCTGCCGGGCCTGCGGCAAGGCCTTCAAGCGCACGTCCCACCTGGAGCGGCACAAGTACACCCACGCCGGGCGCAAGCCCCACCAGTGCCCCATCTGCCAGCGCAGCTTCCGCGACGCCGGCGAGCTGGCCCACCACCAGCGCGTGcacacgggcgagcgcccctTCCAGTGCGAGGCCTGCCACATGCGCTTCGGCGAGCGCAACACGCTCCAGCGGCACATCCGGCGCAAGCACCGCCAGCAGCCGCCCACGCCCTGA
- the LOC123350081 gene encoding zinc finger protein 865-like, with protein sequence MEANASDEGVHFQSYPFDFLEFLNHQRFEPMEAYNQEHAKAVASLPCPQPPYEYPPPPAGAPHFDRPAPAKPKDFKAEGPAPSASGAAQPKKAEPSAGPPQQYSAAAVPTAPPLFDGAGAFGAPQWGIVDLSGHQHLFGSLKRGVGAAPAPAAPADGPAGKDDKNYFRRLKYFIDRRFPCGVCQKSFKQSSHLVQHMLVHTGERPYECSTCGRTYNHISSLIRHRRCHKEPPEAGPVATAAAAPLPPPAPAGGTEPAGEGSPGPAQPDGPFTCSLCWKVFKKPSHLHQHQIIHTGERPFSCSVCEKSFNRRESLKRHIKTHSALLRVPCGVCGKEFRDAAYLLKHQASHAGLRPDYKCDVCGKAYAAPQSLLRHRQLHEGAAAPPKDAPAADSAPAAYQGPFLLPNEAPHAEGEAKAAFGNAALLGPHPLLLGAGKSFCCGICGRGFGRRETLKRHERIHTGEKPHQCSVCGKRFRESFHLTKHHVVHTRERPYKCELCGKVFGYPQSLTRHKQIHRLQLPCALGPAGALPAEGLSYGCSDCGERFPDLFHVMSHKEAHMADKPYACDACGKCFGFIENLMWHKLVHQTAPERLLPEGACAEAAPPPGPAGCLENGLPGEAQAGAAAAGLASLVAPSEEHPMIPSGERFTCGICGQSFKHFLALVTHKYVHLVRRTLGCAVCGRSFAGAYDLLLHRRTHLQKRHFSCSVCGKRFWEAALLMRHQRCHTEERPYRCAVCGRGFLRSWYLRQHKVVHTGERAYKCALCNKRFAQSSSLAEHQRLHVVARPQRCQTCGKTFRYRSNLLEHQRVHLGEKVYRCDLCSKSFFYLSSILRHQRAHNARRDLRCSACLKLFKDPKYFSKHVQTHQGGHPFKCSTCGEAFANTYGLKKHRHLHKLERLAALGHKDP encoded by the coding sequence ATGGAAGCGAATGCGAGCGACGAGGGCGTCCATTTCCAGAGCTACCCCTTCGACTTCCTGGAGTTCCTGAACCACCAGCGCTTCGAGCCCATGGAGGCCTACAACCAGGAGCACGCCAAGGCCGTGGCCtcgctgccctgcccccagccgccctacGAGTATCCCCCGCCGCCCGCCGGCGCCCCCCACTTCgaccgccccgcccccgccaagCCCAAGGACTTCAAAGCCgagggccccgccccctccgcctcCGGCGCCGCCCAGCCCAAGAAAGCCGAGCCCAGCGCTGGCCCCCCGCAGCAGTACAGCGCCGCCGCCGTGCCCACCGCCCCGCCGCTCTTCGACGGGGCGGGGGCTTTCGGCGCCCCCCAGTGGGGCATCGTGGACCTCTCGGGGCACCAGCACCTCTTCGGCAGCCTCAAGCGGGGGGTGGgcgcggccccagccccggcagcCCCCGCCGACGGCCCGGCCGGGAAAGACGACAAGAACTATTTCCGGCGGCTGAAGTACTTCATCGACCGGCGCTTCCCCTGCGGCGTGTGCCAGAAATCCTTCAAGCAGTCGTCCCACCTGGTGCAGCACATGCTGGTGCACACCGGCGAGCGGCCGTACGAGTGCTCCACCTGCGGCCGCACCTACAACCACATCTCCAGCCTCATCCGCCACCGGCGCTGCCACAAGGAGCCGCCCGAGGCCGGCCCGGTGGCCACTGCTGCCGCCGCCCCCCTGCCACCGCCAGCCCCGGCCGGGGGCACCGAGCCGGCCGGGGAAggcagccccggcccggcccagcccgatGGCCCCTTCACCTGCTCCCTGTGCTGGAAGGTCTTTAAGAAGCCGAGCCACCTGCACCAGCACCAGATCATCCACACCGGCGAGCGGCCCTTCAGCTGCTCCGTCTGCGAGAAGAGCTTCAACCGGCGCGAGAGCCTGAAGCGCCACATCAAGACCCACTCGGCCCTGCTGCGGGTGCCCTGCGGCGTCTGCGGCAAGGAGTTCCGGGACGCCGCCTACCTGCTCAAGCACCAGGCCTCCCACGCCGGCCTGCGCCCCGACTACAAGTGCGACGTCTGCGGCAAGGCCTACGCCGCGCCCCAGAGCCTGCTGCGCCATCGCCAGCTCCACGAAGGGGCCGCCGCCCCCCCCAAGGACGCCCCGGCTGCCGACTCGGCCCCGGCCGCCTACCAGGGGCCCTTCCTGCTCCCCAATGAGGCCCCCCATGCCGAGGGGGAGGCCAAGGCGGCTTTCGGCAACGCGGCGCTGCTGGGGCCCCACCCGCTGCTGCTGGGGGCCGGCAAGAGCTTCTGCTGCGGCATCTGCGGGCGCGGCTTCGGCCGGCGGGAGACGCTGAAGCGGCACGAGCGGATCCACACGGGCGAGAAGCCGCACCAGTGCTCGGTGTGCGGCAAGCGCTTCCGGGAGTCCTTCCACCTCACCAAGCACCACGTGGTGCACACCCGGGAGCGGCCCTACAAGTGCGAGCTGTGCGGCAAGGTCTTCGGCTACCCGCAGAGCCTCACCCGCCACAAGCAGATCCACCGGCTGCAGCTGCCCTGCGCCCTGGGGCCCGCCGGCGCCCTGCCCGCCGAGGGGCTGAGTTACGGCTGCTCCGACTGCGGCGAGCGCTTCCCCGACCTCTTCCACGTCATGAGCCACAAGGAGGCCCACATGGCCGACAAGCCGTACGCCTGCGACGCCTGCGGCAAATGCTTTGGCTTCATCGAGAACCTCATGTGGCACAAGCTGGTGCACCAGACGGCCCCCGAGCGGCTGCTGCCCGAGGGGGCCTGCGCCGaggccgccccgccccccgggcccgcCGGCTGCCTGGAGAACGGGCTCCCCGGGGAGGCGCAGGCCGGTGCCGCCGCCGCCGGCCTGGCCTCCCTGGTGGCCCCGTCCGAGGAGCACCCCATGATCCCCAGCGGGGAGCGTTTCACCTGCGGCATCTGCGGGCAGAGCTTCAAGCACTTCCTGGCGCTGGTGACCCACAAGTACGTGCACCTGGTGCGGCGCACGCTGGGCTGCGCCGTGTGCGGGCGCAGCTTCGCCGGCGCCTACGACCTGCTGCTGCACCGCCGCACCCACCTGCAGAAGCGCCACTTCAGCTGCTCCGTCTGCGGCAAGCGCTTCTGGGAGGCGGCCCTGCTGATGCGCCACCAGCGCTGCCACACCGAGGAGCGGCCCTACCGCTGCGCCGTCTGCGGGCGCGGCTTCCTGCGCTCCTGGTACCTGCGCCAGCACAAGGTGGTGCACACGGGCGAGCGGGCCTACAAGTGCGCCCTGTGCAACAAGCGCTTCGCCCAGTCCTCCAGCCTGGCCGAGCACCAGCGCCTCCACGTGgtggcccggccccagcgctgccAGACCTGCGGCAAGACCTTCCGCTACCGCTCCAACCTGCTGGAGCACCAGCGCGTGCACCTGGGGGAGAAGGTGTACCGCTGCGACCTCTGCAGCAAGAGCTTCTTCTACCTCTCGTCCATCCTGCGGCACCAGCGGGCCCACAACGCCCGCCGCGACCTGCGCTGCTCCGCCTGCCTCAAGCTCTTCAAGGACCCCAAGTACTTCAGCAAGCACGTGCAGACCCACCAGGGCGGGCACCCCTTCAAGTGCAGCACCTGCGGCGAGGCCTTCGCCAACACCTACGGCCTGAAGAAACACCGGCACCTCCACAAGCTGGAGCGCCTGGCCGCCCTGGGCCACAAGGACCCCTGA